Genomic DNA from Acidobacteriota bacterium:
GGTGCAGGGGCGGTACAAGCTGATCGTCACGCCCTACCTCGGTACCGAGGAACTCTACGACCTCGATGCCGACCCATCCGAGCAGCACAACCTGCTCGAAGAACCGACACCGGCGGCGCGGGAGATCGCGGAGAGCCTGCGCGCCCGGCTCGCCGAGTGGGATGCCTCGGCCGACCCGCTGCCCTCCCGGTTCGAGCCGGGCCGGCGCGAGGATACGCTCCGCCGGCTCCGGGGATTGGGGTACCTCGGAGGTCCGTGAGAGGACGGTTCGGACCCTCACCCACCGGCGAGGGCGAGGTGCCTTCTTCGCGGTTCGGTCTCGGCGCCGGCCGTCGGTTCGCACGGTTCCTGACCGTCCCGCCGCGGCGGGAAGGGAGCGTTCGGGCTCGTCTTTCCGGCGTCGTCGAAGGAACGAAGGGAGCGGCCGGCCGGGACCAGCCCGGTTCCGCGTCCCTGGCGCCGCCCTCGCCCCCGCGGTCTTCGGCCGCGGCGGTGTGCGCTCAGCGCCGCGCCTCCCAGCGCCTCCGCAAGTGGATCGCCAGGCCGTTCATCGCCAGGAGGAAGGCCATGAGAACGAGGATCGCCGCCGACGTCTTCTCGACGAATCCGCGCTCCGGGCTGTCCGCCCACAGGTAGATCTGCACCGGCAGCACCGTGGCCGGATCGAGCGGGGATCTCGGCACGTCGGCCACGAACGCCACCATCCCGATCATCAGGAGTGGGGCCGACTCCCCGAGCGCCCTCGCCATCCCGACGATCGTGCCGGTGAGGATCCCGGGCATGGCGGCCGGGAGGACGTGATGCTGGATCACCTGCATCGGCGTCGCGCCGAGGCCGAGGGCCGCTTCGCGGATCGACCGGGGAACGGAGCGGATCGCCGCCCGGCCGGCGATGACGATGGTCGGAAGCGTCATCAGCGCGAGGACGAGCCCACCCACGAGCGGCGCCGATCGCGGCAGTCGGAGGAAATCGAGGAACACCGCGAGACCGAGCAGCCCGTACACGATCGACGGGACGGCGGCGAGGTTGTTGATGTTGATCTCCACGAGATCGGTCCACCACCGACCCTGCGGCGCGAACTCCTCGAGGTAAACCGCGGCGGCCACCCCCAGCGGAAAAGCGAGAAGGAGCGTGACCGCCAGCGTGAAGAACGAGCCCGTCAGGGCGGCGAGGATCCCGGCCATTTCGGGCATCCTCGAATCGCCCCCGGTGAACAGCCGGCCGTTGAACGCGGTGCGGATGCGGCCGGCCCGCTTCAGCCGGTCCAGCCACGCGAGCTGCCGGTCGCTGAGGGCACGATCGGATTCCGGGGCATTCCGGGAGATGCGTCCCTTGAGAACCAGGTCGGCATCCGAGGCGAGCGGCAGCGCGATCCGTCGCGTCCGGCCGATCAGGCCCGGGTTCCGGGTGACCAGATCCTGCAGGATGAACGATGCCCCGCCGCTGACGAGGCGGTACAGCTCGCGGCGCGCGGTGCGTCCCTCCGCCTCGGGGACGAGCTCGCGGAGCGGGCGGCGCCAGAGCGAAGCGTAGTCGGCGCGGGCGAGCCGCTCGGGGTCTCGCGAATCGAGGACCTCCGGGTCGAAGTCAATGTCCAAGAGCACGTCGTGGCGATAGAAGGCGGTCCAGCCGCGCGCGGCGACGGAGACGAGGAGCCCGGCCAGGGCGGCCACCGCCGCCACCGCGGCAGCGGCACACGCGAGCCGGAACGCGCGGTCGGCCGCGCGCCTGCGGCGGAGCCGCCATCCCCCGCCGCCGATCCCGGCCTCGCGACGCCCCCGGCTCACTCGTAAACCTCCCGGTATCGCCTCACCACGCGCAGGGCGATGACGTTGAACAGCAGCGTGACCGCGAACAGGGTCAGCCCCAGTGCGAACGCCGCCAGCGTCTTCGGGCTGTCGAATTCCTGGTCTCCGACGAGGAGCGTGACGATCTGCACGGTCACGGTGGTGACCGCCTCGAGCGGGTTGAGGGTGAGGTTCGCGGCGAGCCCGGCCGCCATCACGACGATCATCGTTTCTCCGATGGCGCGGGAGAGGCCCA
This window encodes:
- the pstA gene encoding phosphate ABC transporter permease PstA produces the protein MSRGRREAGIGGGGWRLRRRRAADRAFRLACAAAAVAAVAALAGLLVSVAARGWTAFYRHDVLLDIDFDPEVLDSRDPERLARADYASLWRRPLRELVPEAEGRTARRELYRLVSGGASFILQDLVTRNPGLIGRTRRIALPLASDADLVLKGRISRNAPESDRALSDRQLAWLDRLKRAGRIRTAFNGRLFTGGDSRMPEMAGILAALTGSFFTLAVTLLLAFPLGVAAAVYLEEFAPQGRWWTDLVEININNLAAVPSIVYGLLGLAVFLDFLRLPRSAPLVGGLVLALMTLPTIVIAGRAAIRSVPRSIREAALGLGATPMQVIQHHVLPAAMPGILTGTIVGMARALGESAPLLMIGMVAFVADVPRSPLDPATVLPVQIYLWADSPERGFVEKTSAAILVLMAFLLAMNGLAIHLRRRWEARR